The DNA region taataactacaaatggaacgtaacctttaaaaattgtgaatcactgttgtacacctCAAGTTAATATACATCAAATATACCACcccccatatatatgtgtatatgcatacgtgtgtgtgtgttattgtcCAATGAATGAAACTTGGTTTTTTTCAAGAAGCccaagaaaagaatatattttgagCGGAGAATTAGTTTTGTAATTTAGGGTGGAATACTAAACCTCAGGGTGGCTTAGCATTATGATGTGCCTTGTGCTCTGTTCAAAGATCTGATGTGTCATATGCTCTACGTAAGACCAGGAAGAATCCACTTGTGGAATTTTTCTGTAAGTGCTCCAGCAATGAAACAGCTGCCCGAGTGAGGAATTCCAGTTTGAAAAGGTAAACCACATTATACTGCAGCTAACTAGTGGAGAGATTTTGGGCACAGTACACAATCTGATTTTCAACTGACCCAGGAGCCTATACAAACAATGCCACATTCACAGATGTGGGAATTCATATAGGTCTTGGATATCTTTCGAGATGTCAGGGGTCTGCTGCAACGTTCAGGCAGGTAACATCAGTGAGCAAAAGCCGTAGGATCCAAGAAAGATACCACCGTCCACACAGTGATAAATGCAAACTGACACCTGCTTCGCTGTTGCCATTAAGAGGGAGTAGACAGAACTATAACACACTGTAGTGTGCACACCCCAACCGGAGGGCTGCTTGGTGCTAGTCAGTTGTTGCCTTGAGGGATTGTAGATCTCATgtattctaatttttataaaaaaggtGGAGGTCTAGGTTTTTATGtatttccaattaaaaaatgttagcAGCTAGTTCACTAAAACAAACATTGCACAAACCAAATACCCGTGGCAAGCTAAGATTCGGCCCGTGGATCACCAATTGGCTACCCCTGGGCTGTAGTTTATTTATCTGCCCCCTCTTGCCTGTGAGCTCCAGGACCCTAGAACCTGGTAAAAGGAATATACACATTCACTGAAGGGCAGTTGGAATAAGAACATGCACTCAAACTTGAAAGATGAGGGCTTAACAGCCTCATTCAGCAAATTAGTGTGTGTGAAACTCACTCATTCCTCATTATTTATTGCATATCCTAGTACAGGCCAAGCACTGCTGTAGGATTAGGTAAGGGCCATACAGTAATGAATAAACCACATTTCTCCTGCTCTCTTGAAGCTTATATTCTAATAAGAGAGTCAAcgataaagtaaaataaggtaATTTCAGATAGTGGCAAGCATTATGAAGAACTGAATGTTAGCAAGGAATAGAACGTCGATGGGGGTTGTCAAGAGGGGCTTATTTCTGGAGAGGGGACCTGAATGATGAAGCCTATCACACAAGATGTGGAAGAAAAGCATCCCGAGCAGGGAGGACAGCAAGTGGGAAGGACCAGGAATAGATGTGCACatttgaggaagaggaggagaggttgGTTGATGGAAGAGGCTGGCAGGGGTCAGATCACATACAGCTGGAGTCGGGTTTGTAGAGTGAAATGAGAAACCACTGCAAGTTTTATGTATTAGAACAACATGGGATTAACGTTTCCAATACATCATTAGCTACTGTTTGAAGGACTGTGGCAAAGACGTACAGATAGAAATGCTACTATACCTACTACTGAGATGATAGTTGATATAGGAGAGGAATTTGATGACATAGAACCAGGCAGGTTAGGAATTTCCTGTCCTTAGAACTGAGTGAGAATTATCCTGAGCAGAGGTGGCAAAAGCAGAAAGGTCAAGAAGACAGCTGGAATCAAGGAGACTGGTGTTTATTTcatgctttaattattaaaatcttGTACTGTTCAGATTCAGAGCTAATCTCAGTGAGGCAGCATTCTGAAACAGCTGTATTTTGAACTGTGTTCATAGGAAATGTAGAATTCAAACTTCTCTAAGTAGTTGGGTGCTTTCTAACATGATTGTTTGGATTGCAGGGGTAAAAGTAGAACCCCCTTATGTCTAACACACATACTGTGTACAATGCTGGGAGGTAAAGGGCCAGTTTGCAgacaagaggttaaataacttgccacaTCACCTTAGTAGATGAATGACTTGAATGCAGAGCTGACATGGAAGCCCATGTTCCTTTTATTCCAGAAATGGACAAAGTTCAAACGGTTACAAAGTCAAGCTGTGTCTTCCAGCCACAGGAGTGGCTACTCTAAGGGACACGAGGGGATCAAGGCTGGACCTAGAATTGATCATTACTTTTGGAGCCAAGAGGTGGGTACTCGACTTTCCCCAAGAAAGGGCTTGTATTAAGAATCATTAGGATGAATACCATTAGATTTGTAGATTTACAGCTGCAGTGGAAACCAAAGGTGAGCGGACAGACACAAATGGGGCGCATACACACAAGGCTGTTGAGGTACAAGAAGTAATGTGTTAACATCAGGAACTTGGTGAGATACCTGGTGAATGAGGCCGCAATTTAGTACGTTTAGCCTGGGTTCCCAGACTTCTgaacttcagtaaaaaaaaaaaaaattaaagttaccaAGCCTTGAGATCTACAAGGAACAGAAAAATGTGTTCAGGGACACCATAGGGTTACAATCGGCCAACCCAGAATATGGAAAATTCCaagacaaatgacccaatttctttaaatttcaaggaaaaaaaagatggacaatcTGTGATTTAAACCAAATATAGACCTTGTTTGAACAAaccaattataaaaacaaatgagagacAGTAAGGGAAATCTGAATACTAAGTTAGACACACTGTTACtttaagtataataaaaatattatggacCTTTAGAAAGCCCTTACCTTTTGGACTGAAATACGTGATGAAATCATTTGTCTGGGATTTTCTTCCAAGTAAGGGTGGGAGGTGGAATGGTGAGGTATAAACAACATTGCCTGACCTAGAACTGATCATTACTTTTGGAGCCAAGAGGTGGGTACCCGACTTCCCCCTAATAAAAGTCTGAAAATTAAGTTTTTCCATTTGGGTACAGCAGCATAGCGTTGTCAAGCTCTTGACAACCTAGAAAACTGATTCACTAACAGCACAGGACAAAAATTAGGACACAAGGAAAAGTTATCATCTCAAAGCAACGTCTAACATGCAACCCTCACCTCACATGCAGATGTATCCTCCATACCTTCCATCTTCACAAAACCCCTTCACCCGCGTACTATTTCCAAACAAGGATAGAGCAGGTAAAAATTTCTACACTACTAAGAATTCAGGATTAATTTGTTAAACAGGGCCTTGACATTTGCCTGTGCTTTTCTTCATGCCAGTCTtgtaaaggaaagaaactgtTTGCTATTTAGAGGCAGTTTAAGCTCTGCACAAGTACTGTTACGGTTTAGCAATTTTATCATAAAAGCACATGTACAAAGAACACTCTAAATGAACACTCTAAATCCTTCCAGAAGTTGCTCATTCATACTAGGCCATGTTAGTTAGTTTTTATAGTCAGAAATGTAACTGATTAAGTATCATACCCGACATTTCTATATCCAAGTGAATCTTGTCTCCCTGTGAGGCTTTCTACTTTTTCCAGCCCCAGTGCCCGCCACTGCTGAAATGTGTTCGGAAATCTTTGGAATCCTCTTCAGAAGCTGTAACTattctttttaaacatccttaGTGGCAGTAAATCTTCTTCTCTTTGTGggtgtatttgattttttaaaacagcaacaaGTCATTTGGAGCCAAGTCTAGTGAACAAGGTAAGTAATCAAGATGGGtgaaaattttaatggaaaattttaactataaagcaatattttatttattatggcCTTTACGATCTCTAAATTGACTTCCAAAATATTGGGGAAATAACTCTCCATGTgaataattctaaaaatattctttggCTATGActtctggctttttttctttgtggtcagACTTGACTTTAACAGCCAGCCCAGGGGGGTGGGCGGCTCACCTTATCACTTAGCTCTCCTAGCTTAGATAAAAATCGTCATTAAATACCTCAAGAAAAATGTTAACGTGCAGTAGTTGTCTCTAATTTGCTGTCATGTTGAAAGTTCTGGTTTGCTCACCCTTGCAATAGTACTTAAAACCGACTTAAAATAACCTTATGGTGCCATTTATGTGCAAATCAAGTTCTTAGTTTCATGCTACAATTAAACATTTAATGTTACATTGTTGGGCCACACCCATTTGCTTTTTCCATATATACAGAGAAGATTTCTATGATAGCTACCAATGCAGGTAAGAATTACATTTTAATCTCCAACTTTATGTAATGGAAGAAGGAACAGGTCTGTCAGAAAATCAGTACAGCCATTTTACTattaaaacttttctctttttaataatttatttaaataagatgTATGAAGCAGTTTAGAAAAACaagatttgtattttatttccttgtaaAAATCTTTACACATGCAGACGAACCAGTGTTAAGAAAGTATTCACCATCATTTAAACAAATAACCACTTAAATAGAACAGTGTCTGCAATTTCATCTGTATAAAAATAAGATACATTTTTACAGAATTCACGCTCCAGTTCTTATAGCAATAAACAATACACAAGTATAATAATTACAATTGAACCTGACCATGGTTTTCAATTAGATACTGCTAGGGCATTTTatgtgcaaaaaaaaaccaaacaaaaaagaaacatagttcttttcaaaagaaaatgtcctCAGTGTTTCTAGAGACCTagagaattttaagaaatcaaaTCCTAATCAGTTTGCTTTTAATTGTTTGTTTCAATTATGAGTCCATACATCACACTGTAGATAGCCAAAATCAAAAGTTGATGCAGGCTCAAAGGAAGAAATTCAGCGCCTGTGCCTGCCATGTCCTGAGCGACTGCCACCATGGTGCTTGCCTTTATGAGACCTCTCAAAGGAGCGAGATCTTTCACGCCTGTCCCTATGGTGTCCCCTTTCATGCCTGTGTTTCTTGACAGCGTCTGAGTGATCCCGAGACTTGCTCTGAGATCGAGAACGagactttttccttttatgaccATGTCTATTTGAACTTTTTAAATCATCTCTGGTATGCTTGGCTTTAAGGTGAGGAGAACCATGATTATGATGTCTTCTTGGGCTTTCACTGTGACTGCGGGACCTGCTTCTTGATCTCGAGCTGTATGTTCCAGATCGACTCCGCCTATTATTATAACTTAGATAATAGAAATTTGAGGTTTAGATTCAGTTTCTACTGGGAACAGATTAGTTTTGGTGGTGCTCATCATAGCAGGTTCAAAACAAAACTATCAAATGGTGTCAGTAACAGGCCAGACTGAAGACTTTTATTGTATTTCCCCACCCCTCACTACCTCTCCTCCAGCCTGTTCACATATTAGACAAATCTTGAACAAATTTACTGTATGTCTATATTCCAAGGAGGGGAGTAATTAATTTTTAGTGCCCTAGATAGCTATTTATTGAATTATCTCCCACACGCTCAAAAGAACCACTGAAGAGCCACAAGTAGCTAGCCATCTAATTATAAAGCTAATTAGTGAAGATTCTTTGGCTATGACTGTCCTGATTATTGGTTATTAATTATTAAGTGGTCAGCCAGGCCCTACACTTCAAAAGACGTGGACAAAAACAGAATAGAATGCCATACATACACCACCACCAAACAAAAAAGCCACATGCCTACAGAGCgtatttccaaactcatttctcACAATTTACCTCATTATTAAGACTAAATCTAGCCTAACTTTGAGAACAGTCTAcgtgcaatttttttaaaaaaagccagaACTTTTACTCCAAATAAGACTGCTTTCCCTAAGAGAGTGTTTACTTACTGTCTTCTTGGAGTGTGTGATCTAGAACGTGATCGTGTTCTTGACCTTGATCGACTTGCACTTCTGCTATTTCTACTTCTCTTGCTGTCTTttcttacacttaaaaaaaaaaaacacacacacacaatattttagTTGCATACTAAGTATGTTAGaaattaaacacataaaaagattcCTCAGGCCATTTTTCTAACTCAAGTACACTCACCCATTATAAGGGCTTTTGGAAGCCTGTTGTCTATCCTCAGGTTCTTTTTTGACTGTCTTCACATTAACAGAGATTGGCGACTTCTCTTCAGCTTTTACTTCTCTTGGTGATGCtgttaaaaaaacataataaggCATGTTAACTATTAGATTTTACAGAGGGCCAATTTTGTTTCTAAATGTGATTCCAAATACCATCCAAGTATCAGTCCTCAGTTGGCTGTCATGAGAGAAAACAGTAATAGCTTCTTAACATCTTTGTTTCTATGCAACTGTTAAGTGCTAAGGCTTTCTAATAACCATACATCTTCAGTACTCAAGTCATTTCAATCCTGAATTAATCTTACATGGTTTAGAGGCTGGAGAGAATCCACCAAGGGTTGAAAGGGCTGGAGTTCCATCGGGATTCAACCCCTTTGCTTTTAATTTGGCTTCTTGTAAGgccacttttcttttctctacttctttttcCAGCAATTCATAGTTTGGCTGTTGAAGAAAGTGAagttaatatttctcttttacaGAAGTTTAGATTCTTAGCACTGACAAAATATTAACACAAACACTAGTAAACAGAATTACCTTTTTTCTGGTATAAAGCCTGAGCGTTTCTATGCAGATTTCCTGGATATCCTCTTCGGTAGTaccaaaaagaagaaaccaaTGGGGACGAGTTGGCAATGGAATCTAAACCATAAAAATAGAATAGTTTACATgaaattttcactgtttttattaGGAGAACTGATACTTCTTGTGATTTACCCTACAGGACTATAGAACATATATAtcaggctatatatatataacctaccTGAAGAGCTCTAGCTGCAAGGTAGATGCAAGCACATGCTATAGTCTCTGGTTGAAATCGAACAAATACATTGGTTCGAAGACTGTCATTCATATAAttcctgaaaaatatttcaacCATAAGCTTTGTATGTAAATAAACCAGTTCTTCTGAAGCTTACATAAAATTGGAGACTCaatctactttattcttttttcttctcatatttttaTCTTCAATATTCTAGCATATAACAATTCTTAACTCAAAAATCAGTAAGAGATAAGAATTTAACACTAGAATCATTCTTCATGTCTCCTATATATATAAGCAAAGtcctttaaaataattccttATTATTCCAAATAGAAcgtaaagttttttaaaaacatatttctatGAAAAGCAATGAAAGTCAGTTCTGACATGACCAGTTTCAGAAATAAACCACTCCAACAATACTTCAAGCCATTAATTACTGACCATCTCTCCTTTATCCACAATGAAAAGCAGTGTCAATCAAGTTCTTTCAAAAACTCAATACCGTGAGAGGGGTAAAAAAGGCATTTTCAGTAAGCACTCACCAAATTATATTAAGAAAGCTAAGTAAGCTACTTCAGAAAACCTGGGTTGGGAAGTGAAGAGCAAACACATACAACAGCCTTGTTTACATACCTTTTTGTGACTAAGTATAAATAAAAGCAGTAACTACTTCAGTTAACAAATTACTGGACTTTTATATTAGTGAACCCTCCCCACAAAATTCCTAAAGTATTGAAGAAATTTTACAAATAGTTCAAAAGGTTAACTAAAAGACTATTTCTTAAAATTCCTTACCCATGAAAACTtctaaaaatctgttttatagaacatatattaaaaaatgtcatGCATTTTATAAAAGTAATGAGACTTTTCTAGtattactaatatttattgagcccaaAAAGCATGGCAGTCATTAAGTCCAGAACATAAGAATTACATCACTTAAGTACTGCACATCATCAACAGTCTTAagacagtagttgtggctgaacCACGAACTCCTTGTTTTAACTTTAAGTCAGCACTGCAAATCACACAAAGTAAGTTCTAAAGTGCTATGTTAATACATCTCTTAAAAATGAAGTACTTCTTTCTTCTAATACTATTGCCTCCAATAGCCCAGCAGCTATGAATTCAAGTATGGTAATGGTGCCCACTTTAAGCTGCCGTCTCCTTTGGTAGAATTCATGCtatacataccaaaaaaaaatagaaatctagTCAAACTCCTAACAAAAATCATTTAATTCATAATGGCTGGACAACAAATCTATCAAAAATGAACTATTCATTTTGATAGTTACAGGTATACATTAAATACATAGGCATGTTGAAGAGTTACTTCTAGAAGCAAATATACAAATCCTTTTGACACCCCGACAGAACTAGAAGATGCTGCCAGATGGATATGGACCACTTCAGTGAATCTCGGATGAGAGCTTGCACTGGATTGGCTGGAGAGCAGGGCAGCCAATCAGGCCATCCTGAGGTCATGGGCTGAAGTGCAGAGGGCAGAGTTCTATGACTTACCATCATGGACTACCCTTTAATTAAAgagtagaaaaaagaacaaagttaaattGAGTTCTCCATTAAAAGTAATTAGTCAAGCCAAGAAAACAGGAAGCAGAAATAAGCATTATTTaccttttcattaaaaaacaaaaaaacaaaaagcaccaaAACAAACTCATCTCATTATTTtggaaagggaaaatgaaacttactttatttctgcttctgttttcctggctaggaaagaaatgtaaaaaagcaACTTACCAGGCAGTTTGAACCAGGGTTTGATTACGTTCACATTCTAAGACTTGTAAATACATAACAATGATCTGAAGGACAAGGGAAAAAAACTCAGTTTAGCATACTGGTGGTTCTTTCAGAGTACAGAGTTCAATGAACATAAGTAACTGAAAATGTTAGGTGCAAGTTTTAATTCTTCTATAAACTGTATAAATAATACAGACCAACTAAAATGTACCCGAGAGTCAACGTAGGTTATTATGCTACTAGAGTTCATACGGAGACGTAATGTTCCAAAATcgtgcaggaaaaaaaatggaagttaaATCAGTTAAGAAGAGTATCTAAGTTTCATGTGACAGGCACTGATTATTTAATTTCCCAAGGTACAAAAACcctagaagggcttccctggtggcgca from Phocoena phocoena chromosome 4, mPhoPho1.1, whole genome shotgun sequence includes:
- the CCNL1 gene encoding cyclin-L1 isoform X1, coding for MASGPHPTATAAAAAVSSAAPSAGGSSSGTTTTTTTTTGGILIGDRLYSEVSLTIDHSLIPEERLSPTPSMQDGLDLPSETDLRILGCELIQAAGILLRLPQVAMATGQVLFHRFFYSKSFVKHSFEIVAMACINLASKIEEAPRRIRDVINVFHHLRQLRGKRTPSPLILDQNYINTKNQVIKAERRVLKELGFCVHVKHPHKIIVMYLQVLECERNQTLVQTAWNYMNDSLRTNVFVRFQPETIACACIYLAARALQIPLPTRPHWFLLFGTTEEDIQEICIETLRLYTRKKPNYELLEKEVEKRKVALQEAKLKAKGLNPDGTPALSTLGGFSPASKPSSPREVKAEEKSPISVNVKTVKKEPEDRQQASKSPYNGVRKDSKRSRNSRSASRSRSRTRSRSRSHTPRRHYNNRRSRSGTYSSRSRSRSRSHSESPRRHHNHGSPHLKAKHTRDDLKSSNRHGHKRKKSRSRSQSKSRDHSDAVKKHRHERGHHRDRRERSRSFERSHKGKHHGGSRSGHGRHRR